Proteins found in one Oncorhynchus mykiss isolate Arlee chromosome 17, USDA_OmykA_1.1, whole genome shotgun sequence genomic segment:
- the LOC110495099 gene encoding dual specificity protein phosphatase 5 — protein MKVSSIDCRRLKKIIRKECGTSLIVDCRPYFSFSNSNIKGSVNANLNSVVVRRSRGGPVPLQFVIPDEKALLRLREGSISAVVVLDDRAPHWQKLKKDSIAQIVINTLNNLASGTNICFLKGGFENFQGQYPELCTEVVKPVGVDQNNGTETGKCRPSITLFCEKLGSNLKPDYDQGKPVEILPFLYLGSAYHASRQDYLSDLGVTALLNVSRRDTRPSKGHYDYKWIPVEDNVTADISSHFQEAFQFIDGVKQTGGRVLVHCEAGISRSPTICLAYIMSTKRLQLEEAFDIIKQRRSLISPNFSFMGQLLQFESEVLSSTPITAATTPETATEPATPCCIGKETVSFFGSSKECTFNNNNFDFEPSTVFAPLPTSFLTPMPLQTPPLRHFKLSPITALP, from the exons ATGAAAGTCTCAAGCATAGATTGCCGTCGCCTCAAAAAGATTATCAGGAAGGAATGTGGAACCTCTCTCATTGTGGATTGTCGACCTTATTTTTCGTTCTCGAACTCTAATATCAAAGGCTCTGTCAATGCCAACCTGAACTCGGTTGTTGTCCGGAGATCCAGAGGAGGGCCGGTACCTCTTCAGTTTGTGATCCCGGATGAGAAAGCCCTGTTACGGCTGCGAGAGGGGAGCATATCGGCAGTGGTGGTTCTTGATGACCGAGCTCCTCACTGGCAGAAACTGAAAAAGGACAGTATCGCACAGATAGTGATTAATACGCTCAATAATCTGGCGAGTGGGACAAACATCTGTTTCCTAAAAG GGGGATTTGAGAACTTCCAAGGCCAGTACCCTGAACTTTGCACTGAGGTCGTGAAGCCCGTCGGCGTCGACCAGAACAACGGAACCGAAACCGGGAAATGCAGGCCGAGTATCACCCTATTCTGTGAGAAACTGGGCTCCAACCTCAAACCAGATTACGATCAG GGCAAGCCGGTGGAGATCCTTCCTTTCCTGTACCTGGGCAGTGCCTACCATGCCTCCAGGCAGGACTATCTGAGTGACCTTGGAGTCACAGCCCTGCTGAACGTCTCCAGGAGGGACACCAGGCCCTCCAAGGGCCACTATGACTACAAGTGGATCCCAGTGGAGGACAACGTCACAGCAGATATCAGCTCACATTTCCAAGAGGCCTTCCAGTTCATTG ATGGTGTGAAGCAGACAGGGGGTAGAGTCTTAGTGCACTGTGAGGCGGGCATCTCCCGCTCCCCGACCATCTGTCTGGCCTATATCATGAGTACCAAGCGGCTACAGCTCGAAGAGGCCTTCGACATCATCAAACAGCGCCGCTCCCTCATCTCGCCCAACTTCAGCTTCATGGGCCAGCTGCTGCAGTTCGAGTCCGAGGTCCTGTCTTCGACACCTATTACCGCGGCAACAACCCCGGAAACCGCCACCGAACCCGCCACGCCCTGTTGCATCGGTAAAGAGACGGTCTCCTTCTTTGGGAGTTCGAAAGAGTGCACATTCAACAACAATAACTTTGACTTTGAACCTTCCACAGTTTTCGcccccctccctacctccttcCTCACCCCCATGCCTCTTCAGACTCCTCCACTCCGCCATTTTAAATTGAGCCCTATAACTGCACTGCCTTAA
- the LOC118936477 gene encoding structural maintenance of chromosomes protein 3, with product MYIKQVIIQGFRSYRDQTVVDPFSPKSNVIVGRNGSGKSNFFYAIQFVLSDEFSHLRPEQRLALLHEGTGPRVISAFVEIIFDNSDNRLPIDKEEVSLRRVIGAKKDQYFLDKKMVTKNDVMNLLESAGFSRSNPYYIVKQGKINQMATAPDSQRLKLLREVAGTRVYDERKEESISLMKETEGKREKINELLKYIEERLQTLEDEKEELAQYQKWDKMRRALEYTIYNQELNETRAKLDELSSKRETCGDKSRHLRDAQQDARDKVEETERVVREKKSKISAMKEEKEQLSSERQEQIKQRTKLELKSKDLQEELAGNSEQKKRLLKERQKLLEKIEEKQKELQETEPKFNTVKEREERGIARLAQATQERTDLYAKQGRGSQFTSKEERDKWIKKELKSLDQAINDKKRQIAAIHKDLEDTETNKEKNLEQYSKLDQDLNEVKTRVEELDKKYYEVKNKKDELQSERNYLWREENAEQQALAAKREELEKKQQLLRAATGKAILNGIDSINKVLEHFRRKGINQHVINGYHGIVMNNFECEPAFYTCVEVTAGTRLFYHIVETDEVSTKILTEFNKMNLPGEVTFLPLSKLDVRDTAYPETNDAIPMISKLRYSQQFDKAFKHVFGKTLICRSMEVSTQLARAFTMDCITLEGDQVSHRGALTGGYYDTRKSRLELQKDMRKAEEELGELEAKLNENLRRNIERINNEIDQLMNQMQQIETQQRKFKASRDSILSEMKMLKEKRQQSEKTFMPKQRSLQSLEASLHAMESTRESLKAELGTDLLSQLSLEDQRRVDDLNDEIRQLQQDNRQLLNERIKLEGIMTRVETYLNENLRKRLDQVEQELNELRETEGGTMLTATSSELEGINKRIKDTLARSEDLDVLIDKAEIEVKDHAKSMDRWKNVEKEQNDAINHDTKELEKMTNRQGMLLKKKEECMKKIRELGSLPQEAFEKYQTLTLKQLFRKLEQCNTELKKYSHVNKKALDQFVNFSEQKEKLIKRQDELERGHKSIMELMNVLELRKYEAIQLTFKQVSKNFSEVFQKLVPGGKATLVMKKGDTEGGQSQDEGEGGTDSEKGSGSQSSVPSVDQFTGVGIRVSFTGKQGEMREMQQLSGGQKSLVALALIFAIQKCDPAPFYLFDEIDQALDAQHRKAVSDMIVELAGHAQFITTTFRPELLESADKFYGVKFRNKVSHIDVISAEQAKDFVEDDTTHG from the exons ATGTACATCAAACAG GTCATCATTCAGGGGTTCCGAAGTTACAGGGACCAGACTGTGGTGGATCCTTTCAGTCCAAAGTCCAATGTCATCG TGGGAAGAAATGGATCAGGAAAAAGTAACTTTTTCTACG CCATTCAGTTTGTGCTCAGCGATGAATTCAGCCATCTTCGCCCCGAACAGCGCCTGGCCTTGCTCCAT GAGGGAACAGGTCCTCGTGTCATCTCAGCTTTTGTGGAGATTATATTTGACAATTCTGACAACAGGTTGCCG ATCGACAAAGAGGAGGTATCCCTCCGCCGTGTCATCGGCGCCAAGAAGGACCAGTACTTCTTAGACAAGAAGATGGTGAC TAAAAATGACGTCATGAACCTCTTGGAGAGTGCTGGTTTCTCCCGTAGTAACCCCTACTACATCGTCAAGCAGGGGAAG ATTAACCAGATGGCTACAGCCCCTGATTCCCAGCGTCTGAAGCTGCTGCGTGAGGTTGCAGGAACCAGGGTGTACGACGAGCGCAAGGAGGAGTCCATCTCCCTgatgaaggaaacag agggtaagagagagaagaTCAATGAGCTGCTGAAGTACATTGAGGAGCGTCTCCAGACCCtggaggatgagaaggaggagtTGGCTCAGTACCAGAAGTGGGACAAGATGAGGAGGGCTCTGGAGTACACTATCTATAACCAGGAGCTCAACGAGACACGTGCCAAGCTGGATGAG ttgtcctccaagagagagaccTGTGGAGACAAGTCCAGACATCTGAGAGATGCCCAGCAGGATGCCAGAGACAAAGTAGAG GAGACGGAGCGTGTGGTGCGTGAGAAGAAGTCTAAGATCAGTGCcatgaaggaggagaaggagcagcTGAGCTCAGAGAGACAGGAGCAGATTAAACAGAGGACCAAGCTGGAGCTCAAATCCAAAGACCTGCAGGAGGAGCTGGCCGGCAACAGCGAACAGAAG AAACGTCTGCTGAAGGAGCGGCAGAAGCTGCTAGAGAAGATAGAGGAGAAGCAGAAGGAGCTGCAGGAGACTGAGCCCAAGTTCAAcactgtgaaggagagggaggaaaggggcaTCGCCAG ACTGGCCCAGGCCACCCAGGAGAGAACAGACCTGTACGCCAAGCAGGGCCGTGGCAGCCAGTTTACTTCTAAAGAGGAGAGGGACAAGTGGATCAAGAAGGAACTCAAGTCCCTAGACCAGGCCATCAATGACAAGAAGAGGCAGATTGCTGCCATCCATAAAGACCTGGAGGACACGGAGACCAACAAGGAGAAGAACCTGGAACAGTATAGT AAACTGGACCAGGACCTGAATGAGGTGAAGACCAGGGTGGAAGAGCTGGACAAGAAATACTACGAAGTCAAGAATAAGAAGGACGAGCTGCAGAGCGAGAGAAA CTATCTGTGGCGGGAGGAGAACGCTGAGCAGCAGGCCCTGGCAGCCAAACGAGAGGAGCTGGAGAAGAAACAACAGCTCCTTAGAGCAGCCACCGGCAAG GCCATTTTGAACGGTATTGACAGCATCAACAAGGTGCTGGAGCATTTCCGCAGAAAGGGGATCAACCAGCACGTCATCAACGGTTACCATGGCATCGTCATGAACAACTTTGAGTGTGAGCCCGCCTTCTACACCTGTGTGGAGGTCACCGCGGGAACCAG GTTGTTTTACCACATAGTGGAGACAGACGAGGTGAGCACCAAGATCCTGACGGAGTTCAACAAGATGAACCTGCCTGGAGAGGTCACCTTCCTGCCCCTCAGCAAGCTGGATGTCAGGGACACCGCCTACCCTGAGACCAAC gaTGCCATCCCCATGATCAGCAAGCTGCGCTACAGCCAGCAGTTTGACAAGGCCTTCAAGCACGTGTTTGGAAAGACCCTGATCTGTCGTAGCATGGAGGTGTCCACCCAGCTGGCCAGGGCATTCACCATGGACTGCATAACACTGGAGG gtGACCAGGTGTCCCACCGCGGGGCGCTGACAGGGGGTTACTATGACACCAGGAAGTCACGTCTGGAGCTGCAGAAGGACATGAGGAAGGCTGAGGAGGAGCTGGGAGAGCTGGAGGCCAAACTCAACGAGAACCTCCGCAGGAACATCGAAC GTATCAACAATGAGATCGACCAGCTGATGAACCAGATGCAACAGATTGAGACCCAGCAGAGGAAGTTCAAGGCCTCCAGAGACTCCATCCTGTCTGAGATGAAGATGCTCAAGGAGAAGAGGCAGCAGTCCGAGAAGACGTTCATGCCGAAG CAACGTTCACTGCAGTCTCTAGAGGCCAGTCTCCATGCCATGGAGTCCACCAGGGAGTCTCTGAAGGCTGAGCTGGGGACAGACCTGCTCTCTCAGCTCAGTCTGGAGGACCAGAGACGTGTTGATGACCTCAACGACGAGATCAGACAGCTGCAGCAG GACAACAGGCAGCTGCTGAATGAGAGGATCAAGCTGGAGGGGATCATGACCAGGGTGGAGACGTACCTCAATGAGAACCTACGGAAACGCCTCGACCAAGTAGAACAG GAgttgaatgagctgagagagactgagggaggcacCATGCTCACAGCCACCTCCTCAGAGCTGGAGGGAATCAACAAACGCATCAAAGATACACTGGCACGCTCCGAGG ACCTGGATGTGCTGATCGACAAGGCGGAGATTGAGGTCAAGGACCACGCCAAGAGCATGGACCGCTGGAAGAACGTAGAGAAGGAACAGAACGACGCCATCAACCATGACACCAAGGAGTTGGAGAAGATGACCAACCGACAG GGCATGCTGCTGAAGAAGAAAGAGGAGTGCATGAAGAAGATCAGGGAGCTGGGGTCCTTACCACAGGAGGCCTTCGAGAAGTACCAGACCCTCACACTCAAACAG ctgTTCCGTAAGCTAGAGCAGTGCAACACAGAGCTGAAGAAGTACAGCCACGTGAACAAGAAGGCCCTGGACCAGTTTGTCAACTTCTCTGAGCAGAAGGAGAAGCTGATCAAGCGCCAGGACGAGCTGGAGCGAGGACACAAGTCCATCATGGAGCTCATGAACGTGCTGGAGCTCAGGAAGTACGAGGCCATCCAGCTCACATTCAAACAG GTGTCTAAGAACTTCAGTGAGGTGTTCCAGAAGCTGGTTCCAGGGGGCAAGGCCACCCTGGTGATGAAAAAGGGTGACACGGAGGGGGGTCAGTCCcaggatgagggggaggggggtaccGACAGCGAGAAGGGCTCAGGCTCTCAGagcagtgtgccctctgtagACCAGTTCACCGGAGTCGGCATCAGG